AACAGGCAACACGCATCCACGATTTACGGATACTATTCACTCAGTTAGCCGAAAATTTCCAAAATACGCATTTTTAGCGAGTCCATAGTAAGCAAAAAACAACACCACAGAACTACTGTTTCATAAATTTTACCATCACCATCCTCATCCATAGCAAAGTCCTCGCCTCCCGCTTCATGAAGATCTAGTACGTCAGCCATGTTGTTAGCTAATGCGCGTGAACGTAGACGATACCCAGGAAGTATCCCTGCCTGGTGTGTATTCATTAGTTGGATTCCGATTTCTAAACGTTTCGTctgttgctaaacgttttgcagCGGAATActactaatgaatacaccccggTTGTCAGAAACGGCATAGAAAGAATATAAATGGAATCCAATATATATTTAGAAATGTGAAATAATGAAAACTGAATGAATACATTAATACATGGGCATGGGTATGTATTGGTCCCACTGAATTATTTGTCAGTTAGCTTATATTTGTCAGTTTATATTTAGTAGTTGAATTTCATAGATGCAAATGTCAGGTAGCCATGCAGTTAAGATCATTGGGCCAGCAGTAAACGAGCTGACAAGCTGAAAAAATATGTcgatatgcccttgagcaaggcatttaactctaattgctcctgtaaatcgctctggataagagcatcatGCGTTGACATGTAGGCCGGAGCAGGGACagcacaacacacatcacaacatctTGGGAAAAGGTCAgcaaaaaaatcaaaataacctAGAGAGAGATCTTCCTCAACAAAATAGGCTGTGCCTTTCTGTAAGAAAGTTGCTGAAACTACCAATCTCAGCACAATCTTTTCACATCAGCCTACGCAGTGACTGCTCTTTTCTTTGCCTGCACTGTGCAGAATTAGCTAAACATTGCATTCCCTTAAGTGAATCATAAACGTCATACAAAGAAAGATGCAGAGATTGAAAAATAATGAAAGAACTTGAAAATACAAAAACGACTTTATCCACGAGTTGGAGGAGGGTGATATTTATGACAAATTGTTCAGTCAACATCTTGGGCACATGTGAACGAACTATTTCATATCGGGATCTCTGGTCCAGCCAATCTAATTTCCTGAGATAATTGCATTGCTCGGAGAGATGCATGCAAAATAATGAATGAAGTCATATTACATTTTTTAATGATGGTTCTTTCTAATCATATTCATTCATGCAATGTGcaatttatatacagtatatcttatGTATTTCCAATGTGTTACATTTAAGATCATCTTTATATCAAAGAGGATCATTCTTGCTGTATGTACGAATGATAATATGTGTCATCATTACCTTAGATTACCCAGTAGAGAAAGATAATCCAACAGTACAGAAAAATCGGGACGTTGTCCACGTTAAACTGTAGCATGCGACTATTGGAGCACATACCAATATCTCTGTTCTCAATCTATCAACTGAACAGGAAATGTTTGCTCTTTTGCTGACTCCAACTGACCTAAACCAAACCATAAAACAATGCAATTCCCATTTGTTTCACATTATAACCGAAATGGATGTCCACAGGAATAGCAAGTTCATATACAAACAATGCATCTACCATTCCCCTGATGTGATGGGTTTATCCGAGGCCCTCTGTTTTTGCCTGGAACTGTAACAGTGATAATGTGCAGTGAGGCAATCGCTGATAGACAGATATTACTGTTCTAAGGGATGTCCGACCTGTAAAGTAGAAAAGGCGTTATCAGTCATGTTACTATCAGTGTTTTTCTACGAAATGTGTGTTTCATGGCTGTGTAATAAAGACTAGCTATTCAGGAAGTTATTTGAATTGAACATTTCCAAAACTTTTGACATAAATAGCATCCCCTTTTCAGATGATTGAGAACTCATTGACAACAGATGCCCTTTTCCAATTATTGAATTGTAATTTCAGTTTACTGTATCAGCCAGACGAGAATTTACTTCCTTCAATTCGAATGGACCTCAACCCTGGTTAACATGCACAATACCAAGCTTCTCTTATTTGTGTTGTTGGGAGTTACTGCCCCAAAACCAATGTTATTTTTCTATAAAAATGCTAGCTCTGCCAATCATTTAGAAAACGAGTTGATAAAACCTCAAAACATTGGAAACAAATGaatgaggggggaaaacaaaATGATGCAACTTCCAACTGCCGTATAGTTGAACCCAAATTAAAAGACGAGGGTAACCTAAAATGCATACCCAAATCATTTTAAAAAATGGGCGTCTTTAGTTATTTCTTGAAAAGAAATGTAATCTATTAATGATTGCGTTAAGCCTACACAATGAAGGGATGACAGGATAGGTTGGATTGAATGTAACTTTTTTATTCAATCAGTATTATGTGTTTTAACTGTGGTGCAAGTACTTTATCTCGAACCCAATCAATACACACATTTGGACTTTGTGTCATTATTGTGACAGGCAACACATCAAGGTTCATCAGCCAACACTACACATTTGCACATTCCACCTCAGTTCACTTCCTTACATGTAGTAGCCAATAAGAATTGGGCCAGGCCCCTTTTCTCCAGCAGGAGCTATAAAACCCCTTGGCCCCAGACACAAGGTACCGTTAGGTCCAAGAACCCCCAGAAGTAAAGGTAAGTCTTCCATGGTTTTCTCTGTCTGATCCCAATGTCTCAGTATATTGGTTTAACGCTTCCAAGTGTAGCCTCATATTTATTGTGTGTATACAGAGTGTTGAGTGTGTATTTTTGTTAGTAGTAGCCTCAAGAGAGATACATCTAAGTACTGTAAAGTTTTCATTTatgactacatggttaaatatgaTACCAATTTCTACTGAGATCTTAATGTGGTAAGTTTCATCACATTTACCTGGTTTCACCAGGATAAGTGCAACTTCTGAAAGTGAATAGATTATCTTAGAGTGTCAATTGCCATGTAGTGTACAATGTTGCATCTGAAACTTCCTGTTGTCGTCCTAatcctcttgtctcctctcctgtagATCCACCTTGCCCATTAGCAATCATGAAATTCTCTATCGTCGCTGCCCTTGTTGTTGTGCTGGCCATTGGTAAGAATTCATTACACAAATTGTTCCGCAACAAAGAAAAATCTTTGACTTTCTATTGTAATCTGCATTTATACCTAATACTACTCATGAATAGTAATTGAGTAACGCATAACTGCTAAACAAGGTAATTCAGAGGATAAATATGTATTTGCAAATCAAGCCTTTTACTCCTCTGCTCATCTATAACCTCTTCAATCATAACTACATCCATCCTTGTTTTCTGACTGAACACAATACTGTGTGTGTAACTAAGTgggttttctgtgtgtgtgtgtgtgtgtgtatgacaggcTGTGAGTCCAGTTCCCTGGTGAAGCGTGACATCCCTGCTGAGATCGAGACTCTCACCAAGTACTTCCAGGACACCATTGAGAAAGTGAAGTCTCATGAGCTGATCAGCCAGGCTCAGTACGTCACTGACCACAACACTCTTCCAATAGAATTTAATATAATAGAATACTTCTCTTGAGGGGGGATTTTATTGCAGATCAACAAAATATGTACCATCAACTCTGTATGGAGTTGAATCTCTTCACGTTTAAGATATCAAGTCATTCTAAATAGATCACTCATTAAAATTGTTACTATTCATTTGATTTATTCGTAACATTGTACTTGACAGGGATATTACCTTTAAAACATGTCTGTTTTCACATCAGTACCATAGAGTCGGCTTTAAAGCTAGCTTGCTCGCTGAGCTTACAGCTGTTGGAAAACGTCTCTCTAAGTGTGTTTCTTTACCCATAGGGGTTACCTGGAGGAGGGTAAGACTCAAATCACGCCTCTGACCGACAAGATCCAGGAGCATGCTGAGAAGATCCAGGAGCAGATGAAATCCTTTGTCAGTGACATCGAGAAGCAAGTGCGTCCCATGGCTGATAAACTGCAGGCCCAGTTCAAGCCTCTGGCTGATGACTTGCAGGCCCAGATGGAGCAGCTCTTCCAGACCGTGGTTGACCAAACCAAGGCTCTCCTCCCCCCCCAGTAAAGCTAACGTAACATCCCCATAGCTTGGGTTCACTTTTGGTTCAGCCCAGACCATAGAAAGAAAAAACCATCTCCCCTCTGACTGTTTCACCTGCGTCAAGTCTACCTCACTCCTTCTCTTGATATCACCAATAAAGGGCATGAAAGGTGACCATTTTGTCTGTGATTGTTTTCTCTATGGTTCACATGGGCACATTGCAGATTAAATGAATGCACTGTGTACTGCTGTGTAATTTATTGAAGGTTCAAAGTCAAATTATTGGGTTGAAATTAGATACATTTCTGGGTGGAATTTGATGGGAAGTGCTTATTGAAATGCAAGTCAATATTTGTTTTTGATATACTGACTTTTGGGCCACTCTATCATATAGCCTATAAGCagagttgggtaggttacttACTAAATATAATCCGTTACATAaaccgttacagttactagttacctgtaaaaaaaaaaaaaaatccgtAATTTTGGATTACCCATACTCAGTAATGTAATCgtattactttccccttaagaggcataaGAAGACAAAAACGATCCATCAaacgcatttggtgtgtcatcattgtGGTCCCTGATTcatggtcagactcgctcaggtggaacaa
The window above is part of the Oncorhynchus masou masou isolate Uvic2021 chromosome 30, UVic_Omas_1.1, whole genome shotgun sequence genome. Proteins encoded here:
- the LOC135522282 gene encoding type-4 ice-structuring protein LS-12-like, with product MKFSIVAALVVVLAIGCESSSLVKRDIPAEIETLTKYFQDTIEKVKSHELISQAQGYLEEGKTQITPLTDKIQEHAEKIQEQMKSFVSDIEKQVRPMADKLQAQFKPLADDLQAQMEQLFQTVVDQTKALLPPQ